Within Nitrospirota bacterium, the genomic segment GGCCTTGTCCCTGAGCTCCTTAAGTTCATCGGGCTTCGGAAGTTCGATCTCTGCCATTGTTCTTCCTCCTCATCCGCCCGGTGCCCTGTCCGGCCAGGAATCAGCCGGGCTCGAACAGATTACTTTCAACCGCACACTCTTAAAAGGGGTTGCCGGTGACACTACCGTATCAGATGCAAGCCGCAAAATCAAGCAGGGAGAATACTGTGCAGAATATAAGCATTTGCTTAAAACGCGGGACGACGTTATTTCTCCACAAGTCGTGTACAGGGCCAGCGGGCATGAAAGGCGACCATGAAATCATGAACTTATGGTGATGCTGACTGCCTTTGAGGGAATGGCACAGCCATTGCTATATCTCTATGCAAGCTCGTTGATCCAAGTGAGAAGAGAAGGCTCCGGAGGCTTTCTGGCGGCAAACTATCCTGGGTGGAAGATCAAATAAGGAGGGGGAAATCATGAAAACAGCATCAAAGAAAGGCATTCTGTATTTCTGCCTGGCGCTTCTCGGCGTGGCGGCAGCAGCAGTAGCAGCACCGGCATTCGCCGAGGACGCGAAGTCGGCAGGCCTGAACCCGGATGACCTCAAGAAGGCACTCGGCCTGAGCATTTATCTGCAGGGCGGATATACCTACAACGGCAATGCAAGCGACAGCGGTCCCTTCGATGATACGGCGAAGGGCGAACAGAACGACCTCAGGATTTTCGATCACAAGGCGAACAGCTTCATGCTGGACCTGGCGCAGATCGTTTTCGCGAAGGACCCGGCGGTAGGCAACATCGGCTACAAGGTGAAGTTCTCCGCCGGAGAGACGGCAAAGCTCATCCATGCGGCGGGAATGGGCTCAGCGGGAGAATCCTTTGACGTGACCGAGGCATATGTGAGCTATGTCGCGCCGGTGGGCAAGGGGCTGCGGCTGGACTTCGGGAAGATGGCGACCTTCTTCGGCGCCGAAGTGATCGAAGCGATCGACAACCCGAACTACTCGCGCTCGTTCCTGTTCAACTACGCCATTCCCTTCACGCACACGGGTCTTAAGGCGGGCTACGCTTTCACCGATTCGCTGAATGCCGCGGTCTACGTTGTCAACGGCTGGGACAACGCCACTGACAACAACCGCGGAAAGAGCTACGGCGTGAGCGTTGGCTATGCCCCGGCAGAGATGTTCTCGCTGCT encodes:
- a CDS encoding outer membrane beta-barrel protein, which gives rise to MKTASKKGILYFCLALLGVAAAAVAAPAFAEDAKSAGLNPDDLKKALGLSIYLQGGYTYNGNASDSGPFDDTAKGEQNDLRIFDHKANSFMLDLAQIVFAKDPAVGNIGYKVKFSAGETAKLIHAAGMGSAGESFDVTEAYVSYVAPVGKGLRLDFGKMATFFGAEVIEAIDNPNYSRSFLFNYAIPFTHTGLKAGYAFTDSLNAAVYVVNGWDNATDNNRGKSYGVSVGYAPAEMFSLLVNGMTGPEQDANGPGAPTVGSSSSNKRSLLDLVATVKPMKKLSLILNTDNGRE